A single Deltaproteobacteria bacterium DNA region contains:
- a CDS encoding AbrB/MazE/SpoVT family DNA-binding domain-containing protein yields the protein MQSVTVSPKYQVVIPKTVREALNLLPGQKMQVVEYAGRIELIPERDIKELRGFLKGINTEFKREEDRV from the coding sequence ATGCAATCAGTAACCGTATCACCAAAATATCAAGTCGTAATACCCAAAACAGTTAGAGAGGCATTGAATCTTCTGCCGGGCCAAAAAATGCAGGTTGTCGAATATGCCGGACGTATTGAACTAATACCGGAACGCGATATCAAAGAACTCCGCGGATTCCTCAAGGGCATCAATACTGAATTTAAGCGAGAGGAAGATAGAGTATGA
- a CDS encoding type II toxin-antitoxin system VapC family toxin, giving the protein MNIVDSSGWLAYFADEPNAKHFLSPLSDSALLVVPTVTIYEVFKVILRESSENEALQAVVAMQKGTVVDLNASLAIAASKLSLEHNLPMADSIILATAQEFKAILWTQDSDFKNISHVKYFPKK; this is encoded by the coding sequence ATGAATATCGTAGATTCTTCCGGCTGGCTTGCATACTTTGCGGATGAGCCCAATGCCAAGCATTTCCTGTCCCCGCTAAGTGATTCGGCTTTGCTTGTTGTCCCAACGGTAACGATATACGAGGTTTTCAAGGTCATTCTCCGGGAGTCCAGTGAGAATGAAGCACTGCAGGCGGTTGTTGCTATGCAAAAAGGAACGGTTGTAGATCTGAACGCATCATTGGCAATCGCTGCTTCAAAGCTAAGTTTGGAGCATAATCTTCCAATGGCGGACAGTATCATTCTCGCAACAGCGCAGGAATTCAAAGCCATTCTCTGGACTCAGGATTCAGATTTTAAAAATATAAGTCATGTGAAGTATTTTCCCAAGAAATAA